The following coding sequences are from one Scomber japonicus isolate fScoJap1 chromosome 3, fScoJap1.pri, whole genome shotgun sequence window:
- the tpgs2 gene encoding tubulin polyglutamylase complex subunit 2: MEETKDSLAFKGVAERLTLGIPRILENMPGVVDVRFAEREPAEKRSLLSWEQKNTCILPEDLRDFYLTTDGFTLTWNVKLDDECVPLGCMMINSVARLCPLLQPVPLFSLPNAPSLADLDWEESSTEHGSEHAPAAPHFDSRSRIFELDSCGGNGKVCLVYKNCTPGVVAQQSDIWFLDRSLCWHFLTATFTSYYRLMITHLGLPEWQYSFTPYGPSPQAKQWASLYQPLTFRSELSLADPAGDSYLNKLDPTRAFKGKVKVPAPKKKQSAQCNLGNTAKSQGNTGRHNGPKR; encoded by the exons ATGGAAGAGACAAAAGACAGCTTAGCGTTTAAAGGTGTTGCTGAGAGACTGACGCTTGGCATTCCTCGAATACTgg AGAACATGCCTGGTGTGGTCGACGTGCGGTTCGCAGAGAGGGAACCTGCAGAGAAGAGGAGCTTGCTGTCATGGGAGCAG AAAAACACTTGTATTTTGCCAGAGGACCTGCGAGATTTCTACCTGACCACTGACGGGTTTACACTAACCTGGAACGTTAAACTGGACG ATGAGTGTGTTCCCTTAGGATGCATGATGATCAACAGTGTGGCCAGGCTGTGTCCACTGCTCCAACCAGTCCCACTTTTTTCCCTACCCAATGCACCTTCACTGGCTGACCTGGACTGGGAGGAGAGCAGCACAGAACATG GGTCGGAGCATGCTCCTGCTGCACCCCATTTTGATTCCCGGAGCCGCATCTTCGAGTTGGATTCTTGTGGTGGGAATGGCAAGGTGTGTCTGGTTTACAAAAACTGCACTCCAG GTGTGGTAGCCCAGCAGAGTGATATTTGGTTCCTCGACCGCTCGCTGTGCTGGCATTTTCTGACGGCAACCTTCACCTCCTACTACCGACTGATGATCACCCACCTGGGTCTGCCTGAGTGGCAGTATTCCTTTACCCCATATGGCCCCAGCCCTCAGGCCAAG CAGTGGGCATCGCTGTACCAGCCGCTGACCTTTAGGAGTGAGCTCAGCCTGGCTGACCCTGCTGGAGATTCCTATCTCAACAAGCTGGATCCTACCAGGGCCTTTAAAGGCAAAGTTAAGGTACCCGCTCCCAAGAAGAAGCAGTCAGCACAGTGCAACTTGGGGAACACTGCCAAGAGCCAAGGCAACACAGGAAGACACAATGGGCCAAAGCGGTGA
- the kiaa1328 gene encoding protein hinderin codes for MKCQPPFSLGPGSASTTSKKSTKMQARRSSDSKNEAALKKNGKKQGHLHSDHSGAYTKEKVSVHPSADIATEHTLPQASGTFLPLSQVISETSRVQSQVCLKDLCPEDKRRIANLIEELARVSEEKEESVQRLKDEQGHFECKIQQLEQQNVVIAQERESLQQQYRECQELLGLYQQYLSQQQAKLNQSISQLSQGPAHSKVLSSEEAPSRTTSSANGPLFDGSYLSLGTTWAPQPQVHRSGGGRRGAVQTVSSLSCDSEFSPADRPINQHRIQKRECRESHSESRHRCEHYQGSCQDSGYRIQKRRSDNDHTLENGHQDNFSQHECERLQNGNILGSETKEALTSPLLGHEDWEEKRHQLLLQKMQLEMERERLHARLTEQEEKLNRQNQQLQQSRLDCKRFQEATQSELSSSNTKNGDPKGLTQQDLPSSMREDAEVPPAKQSLHEKCSQTVPAPRDNIIHSCEALELSRRDKATSPAKSSASVRKPTSVPVIQKDPEARLEFSVVELLDIFSPVSAPEHCKPSTQRTTTSHRRPALATPKLVCRSLLTPAGSHPQSTQQDLEESQILEDIFFIC; via the exons ATGAAATGTCAACCCCCTTTCAGTTTGGGACCAGGCAGCGCCAGTACTACAAGTAAAAAAAGCACCAAGATGCAAGCCAGGCGTAGCTCTGACTCCAAGAATGAGGCTGCACTAAAGAAAAATGGCAAGAAACAGGGCCACTTACACAGCGATCACTCAGGAGCTTACACCAAGGAAAAAGTGTCAGTCCATCCCAGTGCTGATATAGCCACGGAGCACACCCTTCCCCAGGCCTCTGGTACTTTTCTCCCCTTGTCACAG GTAATTTCTGAAACCAGCAGAGTCCAGAGCCAGGTGTGTTTGAAAGACCTCTGTCCTGAAGATAAGCGGCGCATTGCAAATCTTATTGAAGAACTAGCCAG AGTGagtgaggagaaagaagagtCAGTGCAGCGCCTGAAAGATGAACAGGGCCATTTTGAATGCAAGATCCAACAGCTGGAGCAGCAGAATGTGGTCATAGCACAGGAAAGAGAGA GTCTGCAGCAGCAGTATAGAGAGTGCCAGGAGCTGCTTGGGCTTTACCAACAATACCTTTCTCAGCAACAGGCGAAGCTCAACCAGTCCATTTCCCAGCTCAGCCAGGGACCTGCCCACAGCAAG GTGCTCAGTAGTGAGGAAGCCCCCAGCAGAACTACTAGCAGTGCTAATGGTCCGCTCTTTGATGGCTCATACCTCAGCCTTGGTACTACGTGGGCGCCACAGCCTCAAGTGCACAGGAGTGgtggtggaagaagaggagctgTACAAactgtttcctctctttcctgtgATAGTGAGTTCAGTCCAGCTGACAGGCCAATCAATCAGCATAGGATTCAGAAAAGGGAGTGCAGGGAGTCACACTCCGAGTCCCGCCACAGATGTGAGCACTATCAAGGCAGCTGCCAAGACAGTGGCTACAGAATACAGAAACGGAGGAGTGATAATGACCATACTCTAGAGAATGGCCACCAGGACAACTTCAGCCAACATGAGTGTGAAAG GCTCCAGAATGGGAATATCCTGGGCTCAGAGACTAAAGAAGCCCTGACCAGCCCTCTGCTAGGCCATGAGGACTGGGAGGAGAAGAGgcaccagctgctgctgcagaagATGCAgttggagatggagagagagaggctgcacGCACGGCTGACTGAGCAAGAGGAGAAACTCAATAGACAGAATCAACAGCTACAACAGTCGCGTCTCGACTGCAAAAG GTTTCAAGAAGCAACTCAATCTGAGCTCAGCAGCTCAAACACTAAGAATGGAGATCCAAAGGGTCTCACCCAACAAGATTTACCCTCCAG CATGCGTGAAGATGCAGAGGTACCTCCTGCAAAACAGAGCTTGCATGAAAAATGTTCGCAAACTGTGCCAGCTCCTAGAGACAATATCATTCACTCTTGTG AGGCCTTGGAGCTGTCCAGAAGGGACAAGGCCACATCTCCTGCAAAATCCTCTGCAAGTGTGAGGAAGCCTACGTCAGTGCCTGTGATCCAGAAGGACCCCGAGGCCAG gttgGAATTTTCTGTGGTGGAGTTATTGGATATCTTTAGTCCCGTCTCTGCGCCTGAGCATTGCAAACCATCCACTCAAAGGACCACAACATCACATCGTAGACCGGCCCTCGCTACCCCAAAACTAGTCTGCAGAAGTCTGCTTACCCCTGCTGGGTCTCATCCTCAAAGCACTCAGCAGGACCTGGAAGAAAGCCAAATACTGGAGGATATTTTCTTCATTTGCTGA